The following are encoded in a window of Limibacter armeniacum genomic DNA:
- a CDS encoding beta clamp domain-containing protein — MNKERAITYSLLAHIRNKGTLVEGPIDIFKPLIKRTLSKLSKDRGQMKGNGVNVKGNSILEIKKVSDELYSIDFPIPVLRNILNEISDDINTNGITHFCIYQDNSFEIYNYEFDDYDDVINKQKKVVNNLEKLYLDFCKSEGLKNVKGGSIFKFIEKNKFNLSKYISNKEYLNGNNYTQEAKFINFFKKIPQVYEQIKDIYLGAIITSFIEYETTDIERDVELLLDTNFIVSLIDLNTPESTHTCKTLINIAKQEGFKIKVLKDTLEETKGLLTAKASNFHKSFLQKKINSEDVYNACDRKGFTKVDLERIIDNIEDIIKDLDIQIVYLTDKDKNKARFSNEFTSLKNVRNSEQAALHDSLALLYVKEKRGGLVKDFDKVNCWFVNNSASSDSGYNINKNRYQPETIKADELLNILWLSNPRVNKSIDSKDLAEIGLTSIVSFTLNKALPKAKIIRDLDENIQKYAKEKITDQDIIRISTRIVDNQLNDIEELNSISEKDQNLFVKRLEEESKKQKEIDDRRIEGIERIMKEFEGKINKTEELYKKVQRSNKESKEDKENKNKYIKELEDKIKRSEQKEKVVKLKEWEDGELMKWRRKSWINLSICILLIITSFVIIFIVCDGDTENFNELLKGIKSSVLFPLFSTLISLIFSIFILKALYDKYHNHSNIQNYLNRLDKPDYL; from the coding sequence ATGAACAAGGAAAGAGCAATAACATATAGTCTATTAGCCCATATAAGAAATAAAGGAACTTTAGTGGAAGGACCTATAGATATATTCAAGCCTCTTATTAAGAGAACTCTATCAAAACTTAGTAAAGATAGGGGGCAAATGAAGGGAAATGGAGTTAATGTAAAAGGTAATAGTATTCTTGAAATTAAAAAAGTGTCTGATGAGTTATACTCAATAGATTTTCCAATTCCAGTATTGAGAAATATTTTAAATGAAATTAGTGATGATATAAATACAAATGGAATTACTCATTTTTGTATTTATCAAGATAACTCTTTTGAAATATATAATTATGAATTTGATGATTATGATGATGTAATTAATAAACAAAAGAAAGTTGTGAATAACTTGGAGAAGTTATATCTTGATTTCTGTAAGTCTGAAGGTTTAAAAAATGTAAAAGGCGGGTCTATTTTTAAATTTATTGAAAAGAATAAATTTAACTTATCTAAGTATATATCAAATAAAGAATATTTAAATGGTAATAATTATACTCAAGAAGCTAAGTTTATTAACTTTTTCAAGAAAATACCTCAAGTGTATGAGCAAATTAAAGATATATATTTAGGAGCTATTATTACTAGTTTTATTGAATATGAAACTACTGATATTGAAAGGGATGTTGAATTGCTGTTAGATACTAATTTTATAGTTAGTTTGATTGATCTGAATACACCTGAATCTACTCATACATGTAAGACTCTTATAAATATAGCTAAACAAGAAGGGTTTAAAATTAAGGTTTTAAAAGATACTCTTGAGGAGACTAAAGGGTTGTTGACAGCTAAAGCATCAAACTTTCATAAAAGTTTTTTACAGAAAAAAATAAATTCAGAAGATGTTTATAATGCATGTGATAGAAAAGGATTTACAAAGGTTGACTTAGAAAGGATTATAGATAATATAGAAGATATAATAAAAGATCTGGATATACAAATAGTTTACTTAACGGATAAAGATAAAAATAAAGCTAGATTTTCAAATGAATTTACATCTTTGAAAAATGTGAGAAATAGTGAGCAAGCAGCTTTACATGACTCTTTAGCATTATTATATGTTAAGGAGAAAAGAGGGGGATTGGTTAAGGATTTTGATAAAGTTAATTGTTGGTTTGTGAATAATTCTGCTTCATCTGATAGTGGATATAATATAAATAAAAATAGATATCAGCCTGAAACAATTAAAGCAGATGAGCTATTAAATATCTTATGGCTCAGTAATCCTAGAGTGAATAAGTCAATAGATTCTAAAGATTTAGCTGAAATAGGATTAACTTCAATAGTGTCATTTACATTAAATAAAGCTTTACCCAAAGCAAAAATAATTCGAGATTTAGATGAAAATATACAGAAGTATGCTAAAGAAAAAATAACTGATCAAGATATAATTAGGATATCAACTAGAATAGTTGATAATCAATTAAATGATATTGAGGAACTTAATAGCATTTCTGAAAAGGACCAAAACTTATTTGTTAAAAGACTTGAAGAAGAGTCTAAGAAGCAAAAAGAAATTGATGATAGAAGAATTGAAGGTATAGAGAGAATAATGAAAGAATTTGAGGGTAAGATAAATAAGACTGAAGAGTTATATAAAAAAGTTCAAAGGTCTAATAAAGAATCAAAGGAAGATAAAGAAAATAAAAATAAGTATATTAAAGAGTTAGAGGATAAAATTAAGCGATCAGAACAGAAAGAAAAAGTCGTGAAATTAAAGGAGTGGGAAGATGGTGAGTTGATGAAGTGGAGAAGGAAATCTTGGATTAATTTATCTATATGTATTTTATTAATAATTACTAGTTTTGTAATTATTTTTATCGTATGCGATGGAGATACTGAGAATTTTAATGAATTATTAAAAGGTATTAAATCAAGTGTTTTGTTTCCATTATTTTCTAC